One region of Ictalurus punctatus breed USDA103 chromosome 6, Coco_2.0, whole genome shotgun sequence genomic DNA includes:
- the rpl8 gene encoding 60S ribosomal protein L8 isoform X1, whose product MGRVIRAQRKGAGSVFKAHVKHRKGAAKLRHIDFAERHGYIKGIVKDIIHDPGRGAPLAKVVFRDPYRFKKRTELFIAAEGIHTGQFVFCGKKAQLNIGNVLPVGVMPEGTIICCLEEKPGDRGKLARASGNYATVISHNPETKKSRVKLPSGAKKVISSTNRAVVGVVAGGGRIDKPILKAGRAYHKYKVKRNCWPRVRGVAMNPVEHPFGGGNHQHIGKPSTIRRDAPAGRKVGLIAARRTGRLRGTKTVQEKEN is encoded by the exons ATGGGCCGTGTGATCAGGGCGCAGAGAAAAGGTGCGGGCTCCGTGTTCAAAGCCCACGTCAAGCACAGGAAAGGTGCTGCTAAACTCCGACACATCGACTTTGCCGAGCGCCACGGCTACATCAAGGGAATTGTGAAG GACATCATCCATGACCCTGGCCGCGGAGCTCCACTCGCTAAGGTGGTCTTTCGTGACCCCTACAGGTTCAAGAAAAGGACCGAGCTGTTCATCGCAGCCGAGGGCATCCACACTGGCCAGTTCGTCTTCTGTGGCAAGAAAG CCCAGCTGAACATTGGCAATGTGTTGCCTGTTGGTGTCATGCCTGAGGGTACCATCATCTGCTGTCTGGAGGAGAAGCCTGGTGACCGTGGAAAGTTGGCTCGTGCATCTGGAAACTATGCCACTGTGATCTCCCACAACCCTGAGACCAAGAAATCCAGAGTCAAACTCCCCTCTGGAGCCAAGAAGGTCATTTCCTCCACTAACAGAGCTGTTGTTG GTGTTGTTGCTGGTGGTGGTCGTATTGACAAACCCATCCTGAAGGCAGGCCGTGCCTACCACAAATATAAGGTTAAGAGGAACTGCTGGCCTCGTGTCCGTGGTGTGGCTATGAAC CCTGTTGAGCATCCCTTCGGTGGTGGTAACCATCAGCACATTGGCAAACCCTCAACCATCAGGAGGGATGCGCCTGCTGGACGCAAGGTCGGTCTCATCGCTGCCCGCCGTACTGGTAGACTGCGTGGAACAAAGACCGTCCAGGAGAAAGAAAACTAA
- the rpl8 gene encoding 60S ribosomal protein L8 (The RefSeq protein has 2 substitutions compared to this genomic sequence) gives MGRVIRAQRKGAGSVFKAHVKHRKGAAKLRHIDFAERHGYIKGIVKDIIHDPGRGTPLAKVVFRDPYRFKKRTELFIAAEGIHTGQFVFCGKKAQLNIGNVLPVGVMPEGTIICCLEEKPGDRGKLARASGNYATVISHNPETKKSRVKLPSGAKKVISSTNRAVVGVVAGGGRIDKPILKAGRAYHKYKVKRNCWPRVRGVAMNPVEHPFGGGNHQHIGKPSTIRRDVPAGRKVGLIAARRTGRLRGTKTVQEKEN, from the exons ATGGGCCGTGTGATCAGGGCGCAGAGAAAAGGTGCGGGCTCCGTGTTCAAAGCCCACGTCAAGCACAGGAAAGGTGCTGCTAAACTCCGACACATCGACTTTGCCGAGCGCCACGGCTACATCAAGGGAATTGTGAAG GACATCATCCATGACCCTGGCCGCGGAGCTCCACTCGCTAAGGTGGTCTTTCGTGACCCCTACAGGTTCAAGAAAAGGACCGAGCTGTTCATCGCAGCCGAGGGCATCCACACTGGCCAGTTCGTCTTCTGTGGCAAGAAAG CCCAGCTGAACATTGGCAATGTGTTGCCTGTTGGTGTCATGCCTGAGGGTACCATCATCTGCTGTCTGGAGGAGAAGCCTGGTGACCGTGGAAAGTTGGCTCGTGCATCTGGAAACTATGCCACTGTGATCTCCCACAACCCTGAGACCAAGAAATCCAGAGTCAAACTCCCCTCTGGAGCCAAGAAGGTCATTTCCTCCACTAACAGAGCTGTTGTTG GTGTTGTTGCTGGTGGTGGTCGTATTGACAAACCCATCCTGAAGGCAGGCCGTGCCTACCACAAATATAAGGTTAAGAGGAACTGCTGGCCTCGTGTCCGTGGTGTGGCTATGAAC CCTGTTGAGCATCCCTTCGGTGGTGGTAACCATCAGCACATTGGCAAACCCTCAACCATCAGGAGGGATGCGCCTGCTGGACGCAAGGTCGGTCTCATCGCTGCCCGCCGTACTGGTAGACTGCGTGGAACAAAGACCGTCCAGGAGAAAGAAAACTAA